In the Constrictibacter sp. MBR-5 genome, one interval contains:
- a CDS encoding ethanolamine ammonia-lyase subunit EutB: MAYSGRAGQQSFTFADLRTLLAKASPARSGDALAGLIAENAAERVAAQRALADLPLAAFLDEAVVPYEADEVTRLILDSHDRAAFAPVAHLTVGGFRDWLLGYAATGEALRALAPGLLPEMAAAVSKIMRLQDLALVASRIEVVTRFRGTIGLKGRFSTRLQPNHPVDDPRGIAASMVDGLLYGCGDAVIGINPATDSVEHVCGLFELIDRMRTRLAAPVQSSVLAHVTTQLRAIERGAPVDLVFQSIAGSEAANRSFGIDLALLREAREAALSLKRGTLGDDLMYFETGQGSALSAEAHHGVDQQTMEARAYGVARALSPLLVNTVVGFIGPEYLYDGKQIMRAGLEDHFCGKLLGLPMGCDVCYTNHAEADQDDMDALLTVLAAAGCTYVMGVPGADDVMLGYQSTSFHDALYVRELLGRPPAPEFADWLVAAGIFETPTRRAARPALPAGLQPALLVAASG, from the coding sequence GATCGCCGAGAACGCCGCCGAGCGGGTCGCCGCGCAGCGCGCCCTTGCCGACCTGCCGCTCGCGGCCTTCCTCGACGAGGCCGTCGTCCCCTACGAGGCGGACGAGGTCACGCGCCTCATCCTCGACAGTCATGACCGGGCGGCGTTCGCGCCGGTCGCGCACCTCACCGTCGGCGGCTTCCGCGACTGGCTGCTCGGCTACGCGGCGACGGGCGAGGCGCTGCGCGCCCTGGCGCCCGGCCTGCTGCCCGAGATGGCGGCGGCCGTCTCGAAGATCATGCGCCTGCAGGACCTGGCGCTAGTCGCCAGCCGCATCGAGGTCGTCACCCGCTTCCGCGGCACCATCGGCCTGAAGGGCCGCTTCTCGACGCGGCTGCAGCCCAACCACCCGGTCGACGACCCGCGGGGCATCGCGGCCAGCATGGTCGACGGCCTGCTCTACGGCTGCGGCGACGCCGTCATCGGCATCAACCCGGCGACCGACAGCGTCGAGCATGTCTGCGGCCTGTTCGAGCTGATCGACCGCATGCGGACCAGGCTCGCCGCACCGGTCCAGTCTTCGGTGCTGGCGCACGTCACCACGCAGTTGCGGGCGATCGAGCGCGGCGCGCCGGTCGACCTCGTCTTCCAGTCGATCGCCGGCTCCGAGGCCGCCAACCGCAGCTTCGGCATCGACCTCGCCCTGCTGCGCGAGGCGCGCGAGGCGGCGCTGTCGCTGAAGCGCGGCACGCTGGGCGACGACCTCATGTATTTCGAGACCGGCCAGGGCAGCGCGCTCTCGGCCGAGGCGCACCACGGGGTCGACCAGCAGACGATGGAGGCGCGCGCCTACGGAGTCGCCCGCGCCCTCTCGCCGCTGCTGGTCAACACCGTCGTCGGCTTCATCGGCCCCGAATATCTCTACGACGGCAAGCAGATCATGCGCGCCGGCCTGGAGGACCACTTCTGCGGCAAGCTGCTCGGCCTGCCGATGGGCTGCGACGTCTGCTACACCAACCACGCCGAGGCCGACCAGGACGACATGGATGCCCTGCTGACGGTGCTGGCCGCCGCCGGCTGCACCTACGTCATGGGCGTGCCGGGCGCCGACGACGTGATGCTGGGCTATCAGAGCACCTCGTTCCACGACGCGCTCTACGTGCGCGAACTGCTCGGCCGGCCGCCGGCGCCGGAGTTCGCCGACTGGCTGGTGGCGGCCGGCATCTTCGAGACCCCGACGCGCCGGGCCGCACGGCCCGCCCTGCCGGCGGGGCTGCAGCCGGCGCTGCTGGTCGCGGCAAGCGGATGA